One part of the Roseomonas gilardii genome encodes these proteins:
- a CDS encoding flavodoxin domain-containing protein, which produces MRLLILVGTMTGTAEMVADELAAALDGAEIVAMDGGDPAVLDGAEACILCTSTYGDGEVPDGARPFYDTLCASALDLSGLRYGVIALGDSSYETFCEGGRLFDKALAVRGARRVGEILCCDASSGDMPEEKAREWLEGWRDALAAEAGATA; this is translated from the coding sequence ATGAGGCTCCTGATCCTGGTCGGCACCATGACCGGCACGGCGGAGATGGTGGCGGACGAGCTGGCCGCCGCCCTGGACGGCGCCGAGATCGTCGCCATGGATGGCGGCGACCCCGCCGTGCTGGATGGTGCGGAGGCCTGCATCCTCTGCACCTCCACCTATGGCGACGGCGAGGTGCCGGATGGCGCCAGGCCTTTCTACGACACGCTCTGCGCCTCCGCGCTCGACCTGTCCGGCCTGCGCTACGGCGTGATCGCACTCGGCGACAGCAGCTACGAGACCTTCTGCGAGGGTGGCAGGCTGTTCGACAAGGCCCTCGCCGTGCGCGGCGCCCGGCGCGTCGGGGAGATCCTGTGCTGCGATGCCAGCTCGGGCGATATGCCGGAAGAAAAGGCCCGGGAATGGCTGGAAGGGTGGCGGGACGCCCTGGCCGCCGAGGCCGGCGCCACCGCCTGA
- a CDS encoding pentapeptide repeat-containing protein gives MSDIPLAIAAPLRPGEVVELRGRRIEVPLDLSGRALGHLDLRGTVFAAPLRLAGTVFEGLAWFQDCRFEGGIDASGARFDRDARFDGAVFERQARFSGAEFRGTASFDGARFAALAELDHAVAFGNLSCDSARFADSVTLQDTECLGGFWCNAARFDGRVDLRGLEVHGRIWLRGASGEKGPEALLREITAYGFSWT, from the coding sequence ATGAGCGACATCCCGCTCGCCATCGCCGCCCCGCTTCGCCCCGGCGAGGTGGTGGAGCTGCGCGGCCGCCGCATCGAGGTGCCGCTGGACCTGTCCGGCCGCGCGCTCGGCCATCTCGACCTGCGCGGCACCGTCTTCGCCGCGCCGCTGCGCCTCGCGGGCACGGTCTTCGAGGGGCTCGCCTGGTTCCAGGACTGCCGCTTCGAGGGCGGCATCGACGCCTCCGGCGCGCGCTTCGACCGCGATGCCCGCTTCGACGGCGCGGTCTTCGAGCGGCAGGCGCGCTTCTCCGGCGCCGAGTTCCGCGGCACCGCCAGCTTCGACGGCGCCCGTTTCGCCGCCCTGGCGGAACTCGACCACGCCGTGGCCTTCGGCAACCTGTCCTGCGACAGCGCCCGCTTCGCGGATTCCGTGACGCTGCAGGACACCGAATGCCTGGGCGGATTCTGGTGCAATGCCGCGCGCTTCGACGGCCGCGTGGATTTGCGCGGGCTGGAGGTGCACGGCCGCATCTGGCTGCGTGGTGCCTCGGGCGAGAAGGGCCCCGAGGCCCTGCTGCGCGAGATCACCGCCTACGGCTTTTCCTGGACCTGA
- a CDS encoding FAD-dependent oxidoreductase produces the protein MTQRIAIIGSGPSGCFLAQALRRDWPQAEIDIIERLPVPYGLLRHGVAADHQGTKAVSRQFDRLFEREGVRFWGDVGIGRDVTLEVLRGLYDVVFLALGLSGDRRLGIPGDDLPGVHGSGWVTRWLNSHPDEAGRVLALGARVVVIGNGNVALDLARLLSKDEAELAGSDLDPDHATVLASVREVTVVGRGAPEAARFDVAMIKEFGKLAGTRISVPLDDDAVPEDAAAAARLAALRALDGAGGGDRRLAFRFGLVPEAVLGTGRVEAVRFRDHRSGAVEEIPADTVLTAIGFEPGPSEALHRAACGLPPGEVLPPELAPDLYAAGWFRRGPRGTIPEARAEARLVADAARAALSAATGAKPGREGLAALLRERGVAPVGFADWLRIRAAEEEAASAGRVRRKGTSRAALLALCRELAEA, from the coding sequence ATGACCCAGCGCATCGCCATCATCGGTTCCGGCCCCAGCGGCTGCTTCCTGGCCCAGGCCCTGCGCCGGGACTGGCCGCAGGCGGAGATCGACATCATCGAGCGCCTGCCGGTGCCCTATGGGCTGCTGCGCCATGGCGTGGCCGCCGACCACCAGGGCACCAAGGCGGTGTCGCGCCAGTTCGACCGGCTCTTCGAGCGCGAGGGCGTGCGCTTCTGGGGCGATGTCGGGATCGGCCGCGACGTGACGCTGGAGGTGCTGCGCGGGCTCTACGATGTGGTCTTCCTGGCCCTGGGGCTTTCGGGCGACCGGCGCCTCGGCATCCCTGGCGACGATCTGCCGGGCGTGCACGGCTCGGGCTGGGTGACGCGCTGGCTGAACAGCCATCCGGACGAGGCAGGGCGCGTGCTCGCCCTCGGTGCGCGGGTGGTGGTGATCGGCAACGGCAACGTGGCGCTCGACCTCGCGCGCCTGCTGAGCAAGGACGAGGCGGAGCTGGCGGGCAGCGACCTCGATCCGGACCATGCCACCGTGCTGGCCTCGGTGCGGGAGGTCACGGTGGTGGGCCGTGGCGCGCCGGAAGCGGCACGCTTCGACGTGGCCATGATCAAGGAGTTCGGGAAGCTCGCCGGCACGCGCATCAGCGTGCCGCTGGACGATGACGCAGTCCCGGAGGATGCCGCCGCCGCGGCACGCCTTGCCGCGCTGCGGGCGCTGGACGGCGCGGGCGGCGGCGATCGCCGCCTCGCCTTCCGCTTCGGCCTCGTGCCCGAGGCGGTGCTTGGCACCGGCCGCGTGGAGGCGGTGCGCTTCCGCGACCACCGCAGCGGCGCGGTGGAGGAGATCCCCGCCGACACGGTGCTGACCGCCATCGGCTTCGAGCCCGGCCCCAGCGAGGCATTGCACCGAGCGGCCTGCGGCCTGCCGCCGGGCGAGGTCCTGCCGCCGGAACTCGCTCCGGACCTCTACGCCGCCGGCTGGTTCCGCCGTGGCCCGCGCGGCACCATCCCGGAGGCCCGGGCCGAGGCGCGGCTGGTCGCCGATGCGGCGCGCGCGGCGCTCTCCGCCGCCACGGGCGCGAAGCCGGGCCGGGAAGGGCTGGCCGCCCTGCTGCGGGAGCGGGGCGTGGCGCCGGTCGGCTTCGCCGACTGGCTGCGCATCCGCGCCGCAGAGGAGGAGGCGGCCAGCGCCGGGCGGGTGCGCCGCAAGGGCACCTCCCGCGCCGCCCTGCTGGCTCTGTGCCGCGAGCTGGCCGAGGCATGA
- a CDS encoding aldehyde dehydrogenase has protein sequence MRPFDLPEGKLYFAGEWREGRGAEITSTFPADRSLNRVLRGASAEDVDLAIEAAQKAQRDPSWRNLRPHERATHLYRIAEGIAREVDRISYVQSRDTGKTLAETRALAMSAAGTFRYMAALLETSEEALTPQRGDALTLSVHEPLGVVAGITPWNSPIASDAQKVAPALAAGNAVLLKPASWSPLVCLELARIVEAAGLPPGLFSVLPGAGGVVGERLVTHPAIRKVSFTGGTEVGRALAQKAAAKLMPVSLELGGKSPTIVFADADLDVALAGVLFGIFSSTGQSCIAGSRLFVQRAVYDEFVSRLVAATEALRVGHSFEPRTQVAPLIHDDHRDSVEAMIRDAVSEGAEILAGGRRPEGMEEGVYLRPTILAGLDNTARICREEVFGPVLVVLPFDSEEEVVAMGNDNDYGLACGIYTRDFPRAWRVGRAIEAGTVWVNTYKQFSISTPFGGVKDSGLGREKGREGIRAWMAQKSFYVDLPGRPHPWAS, from the coding sequence ATGCGGCCATTCGACCTGCCCGAGGGAAAGCTCTATTTCGCCGGCGAATGGCGTGAGGGGCGGGGTGCCGAGATCACCTCGACCTTCCCCGCCGACCGCTCGCTGAACCGCGTGCTGCGCGGCGCCTCGGCGGAGGATGTGGACCTCGCCATCGAGGCGGCGCAGAAGGCGCAGCGCGACCCGTCCTGGCGCAACCTGCGCCCGCATGAGCGCGCGACTCACCTCTACCGCATCGCCGAAGGCATCGCGCGCGAGGTCGACCGCATCAGCTACGTGCAGTCGCGCGACACGGGCAAGACCCTGGCCGAGACGCGCGCCCTGGCGATGAGCGCCGCCGGCACCTTCCGCTACATGGCGGCGCTGCTGGAAACCTCGGAGGAGGCGCTGACGCCGCAGCGGGGCGATGCGCTGACCCTTTCGGTGCACGAGCCGCTGGGCGTGGTGGCGGGGATCACGCCCTGGAACTCGCCCATCGCCTCGGACGCGCAGAAGGTCGCGCCCGCGCTCGCCGCCGGCAATGCCGTGCTGCTCAAGCCCGCCTCCTGGAGCCCGCTGGTCTGCCTGGAGCTCGCCCGCATCGTCGAGGCGGCGGGCCTGCCGCCGGGGCTCTTCTCCGTCCTGCCCGGCGCGGGCGGCGTGGTGGGGGAGCGGCTGGTGACGCATCCCGCCATCCGCAAGGTCTCCTTCACCGGCGGCACCGAGGTCGGCCGCGCCCTGGCGCAGAAGGCGGCGGCGAAGCTGATGCCCGTCTCGCTGGAACTGGGCGGCAAGTCCCCCACCATCGTCTTCGCCGACGCGGATCTGGACGTGGCGCTGGCGGGGGTGCTGTTCGGCATCTTCTCCTCCACCGGCCAGTCCTGCATCGCCGGCTCGCGCCTCTTCGTGCAGCGCGCGGTGTATGACGAATTCGTCTCTCGCCTCGTGGCGGCCACGGAGGCGCTGCGCGTCGGCCATTCCTTCGAGCCGCGCACCCAGGTCGCGCCGCTGATCCATGACGACCACCGGGATTCGGTGGAGGCGATGATCCGCGACGCCGTGTCCGAGGGGGCCGAGATCCTGGCCGGCGGCCGGCGGCCCGAAGGGATGGAGGAAGGCGTCTATCTGCGCCCCACCATCCTGGCGGGTCTGGACAACACCGCCCGCATCTGCCGGGAGGAGGTCTTCGGCCCCGTGCTGGTGGTGCTGCCCTTCGACAGCGAGGAGGAGGTCGTGGCGATGGGCAATGACAACGACTACGGCCTCGCCTGCGGCATCTACACGCGCGATTTCCCCCGGGCCTGGCGCGTCGGGCGGGCCATCGAGGCGGGGACGGTCTGGGTGAACACCTACAAGCAGTTCTCCATCTCCACCCCCTTCGGCGGCGTGAAGGACAGCGGGCTGGGCCGCGAGAAGGGGCGCGAGGGCATCCGCGCCTGGATGGCGCAGAAGTCCTTCTACGTGGACCTGCCCGGCCGACCGCATCCTTGGGCATCCTGA
- a CDS encoding aspartate dehydrogenase — protein MRRLGLIGAGGMAATVLEALAAHLPAPLEHVTILVRPGSEAKAEALLAAHRVAEASTVRGDIAGFLADAPDVVAECAGHGAVRDHGEAVLRGGCDLVVIAIGALADADLHVRLEAAAQAGGAKLVLPPGAVGGIDALGAARLSGLEEVTYLGRKPPRAWKGTPAETRLDLDALTEPTVFYEGTAREAARDYPQNANVAATVALAAGGFDTVRVRLIADPGITRNVHEVAVRSGCADFTIRLEGRPSPANPKTSLTAGYSVARELLNRASATVI, from the coding sequence ATGCGGCGCCTCGGCCTGATCGGCGCGGGCGGCATGGCGGCGACGGTGCTGGAGGCCCTCGCCGCGCATCTCCCCGCGCCGCTGGAGCATGTCACCATCCTGGTCCGCCCCGGCAGCGAGGCGAAGGCCGAGGCGCTGCTCGCCGCGCACCGCGTGGCGGAGGCCAGCACCGTGCGCGGCGACATCGCGGGCTTCCTGGCCGATGCGCCGGATGTGGTGGCGGAATGCGCGGGCCATGGCGCGGTGCGCGACCATGGCGAGGCCGTGCTGCGCGGCGGGTGCGACCTCGTGGTGATCGCCATCGGGGCCCTGGCGGATGCCGATCTGCATGTGCGGCTGGAGGCTGCGGCGCAGGCGGGCGGCGCGAAGCTCGTCCTGCCCCCCGGCGCCGTGGGCGGCATCGACGCGCTGGGCGCCGCGCGGCTCTCGGGGCTGGAGGAAGTGACCTATCTCGGCCGCAAGCCGCCGCGCGCCTGGAAGGGCACGCCGGCCGAGACCCGGCTGGATCTCGACGCGCTGACGGAGCCCACGGTCTTCTACGAGGGCACGGCGCGCGAGGCGGCGCGGGACTATCCACAGAATGCCAATGTCGCCGCCACCGTGGCGCTGGCTGCGGGCGGGTTCGACACGGTGCGGGTCAGGCTGATCGCCGATCCCGGCATCACCCGCAACGTCCACGAGGTCGCGGTGCGCTCCGGCTGCGCCGATTTCACCATCCGGCTGGAGGGGCGCCCCTCGCCGGCCAATCCCAAGACCTCGCTGACTGCGGGGTACAGCGTGGCGCGCGAGCTGCTGAACCGCGCCTCCGCCACCGTCATCTGA